The stretch of DNA AAATTGACCCTGATATATTAGGAATTATTGGCGCTTCAGCAGCAATAGCTATTTCGGATATACCTTTTCCTGCTCCTGTAGGGGCGGTTAGGATAGGTAAAATCGGAGATAAATTTATTGTTAATCCTACCTATAAACAAGTGGATGAAGGTGGATTAGATTTAGTGGTTTGCGGTTGGGGTGACGGCGTGTCTATGGTGGAAGGCGATGCTAAAGAAATAGCCGAAGAGGTTATTCTTGAAGCGTTGAAGTTAGGACAGGAAGTTTGCGGCGAGATTTCGTCTCTTATACAACAGTTAGTTGAAAAAGTGGGAGTTTCTAAAAAAGAAATTAAAGTTGCTTCTGTTCCCGAAGAACTGGAAAAAGAAATAGAAGCTTTTGCTTCAAAAAGAATTGATGAAACAAAAAAGATTGATGTTAAGAAAGAAAGAGTGATTCAAGCGAAGCTGTTGAAAAAAGAATGCGTAGAAAAATTTGGCGAGACATATTCGGAAAAAATTGTGGAAATGGCTCTGGGAAAATTAGAGCAGAAGAAATTCAGAGAGAAAATTATTAGTGAAGCTATAAGATCGGATGGCAGGAAGAGAGATGAGGTAAGACCCATAACATGTGAAGTGGGTATCTTGCCAAGAACGCACGGCTCGGCTGTTTTTTCCAGAGGCGAAACGCAGAGTTTGGTAACTGCAACCCTTGGGACTTCGGAAGATGAGAAAAGAATGGATGAACTAAAGGGTGAATCTAAGAAGACATTTATGCTTCATTATAATTTTCCGCCATATTCGGTTGGAGAAGTTAAACCCATGAGAGGTCCATCCAGAAGAGACATAGGTCATGGCAATTTAGCCGAAAGAGCTTTGAAACCTATGATGCCGGATTGGGAAAACTTTCCTTATACCGTAAGATTGGTCTCGGATATACTTGAGTCCAATGGTTCTTCTTCTATGGCTAGTGTATGTGGAGCGTCGCTTTCCTGTTTTGACGCGGGTATTCCTCTTAAAAAAGCTGTGGCAGGTGTGGCGTTAGGCGTTATAAAAGAAGATAAAAAATATGTTCTTCTTTCAGACATTGCAGGAGCCGAAGATAAATATGGAGATATGGACTTAAAAATAGCCGGAACCAATGATGGAGTCACTGCTATTCAAATGGACGTTAAAATAAAAGGTATAGAATACGATATCCTGAAAGAAGCATTTTTGCAGTCCAAGGAAGCCCGAAAACATATATTGGATATAATGAATAAGACAATCAGCTCTGCCCGTGAATCGGTTTCTGTCTATGCTCCGCTTATAACTATTATTGATATTAATCCTGAAAAAATCGGGGCTTTTATTGGCCCGGGTGGTAAGAATATACGTAAGATTATTGCCGAAACAGGCGCAAAAATAGATATTGATGATGAGAAAAATAAAGTGATTGTAGCCGGAGTAGATCAGGAAAGCACAAAGAAAGCTGTAGCATATGTTGAGGCATATACGCATGAAGTCAAGGCGGGAGAGATATATGATGCAACAGTGACTAAGGTTATGCAATTCGGCGCTTTTGTTGAAATTCTTCCCGGACAAGAAGGTCTTGTTCATGTTTCCGAATTGGATTCAAATTTTGTTAAAAATGTGGAAGATGTAGTCAAAGTAGGCGATAAATTTAAGGTGAAAGTTATGAAAATAGATGAGAAAGGAAGAACCAATCTTTCTCGAAAAGCAATGCAGGGAACAGAAGACAGGGAACAGAAGACAGAAGAATAAAGAATGGAAATATTTGGAAATAAATGGAGATACATAGAAATACATAGTAGACAGACAATTTATTTCTAATTTTATTGTTTTATTGTAGTTGCCGATTCATCGGCATTGTTTATTGTTGTTTGTAGTGGCAGAGTTTACTCTGCAAACAAAAAAAAGCAAAGCAAGCTCTGCCCGCTTCGCAAGCAGGCGGGTTTGCCACTACTGAAGACTAAAGACAGAAGAAATGAGATACATAGATATACAATGGATATATATTGTTAAAGGATTGAAAACTAAAAAAATTACATACTATAACTTCAAAAAACTAATGATACAGACAATATATTTCAACATATTTCTATCTATTTCGACTTATATCAATGTATTATTTCCCGGTTTATTTCTAGAAAGATGATGGAACTGAAAATAGAGAGAACAGAAGAAGCAAAGAAGTTAGATATTAGTTTGCCTGCATATCAGCACGAAGGCGATGCCGGGCTTGATTTAAGGTCGGCAAAACAATGTGTGGTTAAAAAAGGGGAAAGGCAAACAATTCCCACCGGTATAAAAATAGCAATTCCTTCGGGCTATTTGGGTCTTGTAAAAGACCGCAGTGGGTTAGCTTCCAAACACGGAATTCATACGCTTGCGGGAGTCATTGATTCCGGTTATCGGGGCGAAGTTGCGGTTGTTCTCCACAATCTCGCAGAAGAAGATTTTACTATTGATGTGGGAATGAGAATTGCTCAACTTTTAATTGTCCCGGTTATTTGTGTGAAAATAAAGGAAACTTCTCTTGACGAGACATCAAGAGGCGCAGACGGCTGGGGCAGTACAGGACATAAATAAAAGTTTAACACTTATTTATATGTTAAAATTACGAATAAGATATGTTCCATAATCAAATTTTAATAGTCGACAATAAAGAAATTGCCGCTGGTTATTTTGTTATGGAACTTATATCTTCCCAAATAGCCCAAAATTCATTCCCAGGACAATTTCTCCATATAAAATGTTCTTCCGATTCCCAACCCTTACTACGCAGGCCTTTAAGTATACATAGAGTAACAAGTAAAAAAACCATAGAAATTTTATACAAGGTAGTGGGAAAAGGCACATATTTTCTCTCAAAAAGAAAAAAGGGAGAGCAAATAGATTGTTTGGGTCCACTTGGAAACGGATTCCGATTACCAGAAGACCAAAGACCGAAGACCAAAGACCAAAGACTTATTGTAGCAGGTGGAATCGGGATAGCACCCTTATTTTTTCTTACAGAAAAAATAAAGGGATTACCAATAAAGGTATTCATTGGCGCAAAAACAAAAGACGAAATACTATGCGCTAAAGAATTAAAAAAATTGGGAGTAAAAATACATATCGCTACCGAAGACGGCAGTTTAGGATATAAAGGTCTTGTAAGCGATCTTTTAAAAAATAATCTGTTATCTGACGTCTGTTCTCTGTCCTCTGTTATTTATGCCTGCGGACCGAAAGCAATGTTGAAAGAAATTGCTCTTATATCTAAAAAACACCAAATTCCCTGTCAGGTTTCTTTTGAACAATTTATGGGATGTGGTATAGGAATATGCAACGCTTGCGTCATCAAAACAAAACAGGGCTATAAACGCGTATGTAAAGATGGACCTGTATTTAGTGCCGAAGAAATTGATTGGAAGTAGTTGCCCATTTCCCTGCCCGCTTGCCCCGACAATACGTCGGAGCAGAGGGGAAACAAATTCAATATCCCAATTTTCAAATTTTCAAAACTGACACTGCGTGTCATTGCGAGGCGTACCCGAAGCAATCTCGTTATTTGGGATTGCCACGCTCCTTTCAGTCGCTCGCAATGACAAGAGTAGTTGCCCATTCATGGGCTTTGTTTGCCAATGAATTGGTTTAATACGCTGATAAATCAGCGACTACAATAAAATTAGATTGGGAGAGGATATGATTAAGATTTTGGATTTGGTGTTATAATTACTTAAAGGAACAAAGGAGGAAAGCAGATGATTGTTGAATACATTCAGGAAGCTCTGGGAAGAGCTAAGTATGAAATTATTGATAACGAAGAAAAATACTATGGAAAAGTATCACAACTAAAAGGAGTTTGGGCAACAGGAAAAACATTAGAAGAATGCCGAGAAAATCTTTATACAGTTTTAGAAGGATGGATTCTTATCCGATTTAAAAAAGGGCTTCACATTCCGTCTTTAGGCAACAAGCAAATTGAGGAGTTAAAAGAGGTAGCAATTCGTGAATAGACTCATACCTGTTAGTTGGCAGAAGCTTGTGCAGAGATTACGGGAATTAGGATTTGATGGGCCGTATCGGGGAGGTAAACATCCATATATGGTAAAAGGTGGTTTGGTATTAACAATTCCAAACCCTCATAATCATCAGGTAGGAGTGGGTTTGTTGTCTCGCATTTTGAAGCAGGCAGATATTTCAAAAGAAATTTGGTTGAAAGGGAGATAGAAAACGAGATTGAAGTCTAAGAAAAAACCTAATCTTTCAGTTGAGCTTTTTGTAGTTGCCCATTTATGGGCTTTTTAGTCTTGTCCTTTGGAGAGTATAAACGATGAAGCAATGACAAAAAGGAATTTTCAAGTGAATATGAAACCTAATCTTTCCGTTGAGTTTGGAAATATAAAACTTCAAAATCCTGTCATATTAGCCTCCGGGACATGCGGATTTGGGGAAGAAATTTCTGGATTTTTGGATTTAAATAAAGTCGGCGCTTTAATTACAAAAACAATCACACTAAAACCTAAAGAAGGTAATCCTCCTCCAAGAATTGCAGAAATCGAAGGCGGTATTATAAATTCAATCGGACTGGAAAATCCTGGCATAAAAATATTCTTAAAGGATAAATTGCCTTTTTTGAAAAAATTAAAAATACCATTCTTTGTAAGCATATCAGGCGAAACGGTCGAAGAATTTGTAGAACTTACAAGAATTTTAGAGAAGGAAAAAGGTATCAGCGCAATTGAACTTAATTTATCCTGCCCAAATCTGAAAGGTAAAAATCTTTTCGGGCAAGACCCAAAAATCACTTATGAGGTTATAAGGAAAGTCAAAAAGGCAACTACCATCCCAATAATCGCCAAGCTTACGCCTCAAGTTAAAGACATAACCGAAATAGCGCTTGCCTGTCAAAAAGCAAGCTGTGATATTATCTCGCTTATAAATACAATCCCAGCAATGGTGATTGATTTAGAAACAGGCAAACCTTTCTTGGGCGGGATTACAGGCGGACTTTCAGGTCCTGCGATAAAACCAATAGCTCTGAAAATGGTTTATGACGTGGCAAAAACAGTTGACCCCGTTAGAAATAGGTCGCCTTTAGGCGACCGTACGGAAATGCCAGAGGCACTTCCTATTTCTAACGGGGTGGACATGCCGATAATCGGCTGTGGCGGAATAACAAGCGGAAAAGACGCAATCGAATTTATACTTGCAGGCGCATCTGCAGTATCTGTGGGAACAGCGAGTTTGGTCTCGCCTGACTCATCCATAAAAATCTTAAAAGAAATTGAAAACTATCTAATCCAGCGCAAGATTAATTCTATTAAGAAACTTATAGGCAAATCAGTCCGTTAACCAATTCCATTCTTCTGCATGGTTGACAATAAAATTTAGTACAGGTTGACAATAAGTTGACAATAAGTATAATACATCTATGAGCACAAAGGAAAAAATACTTAAAGTTTTAAAAGAAAAGAAACAAATTTCAGGCGGAGAACTTTCTTCCATATTGGAAATATCCCGACAAGCGTTAAATAAACATTTAAAAGAATTAATTCAGAATGATAAAGTTATAAAAGAAGGTGTTACCAGAGGCGCAACATATAAAATTTTTTCTTCTTCCGCAAAAAAACAATCAGAACAAATATTTAAAAAATCCTATCTTTTAAAAGGGCTTGAAGAACATAAAATATTCGAAGAAGTGGCATTGCAATTGAATTTTAATAGGAACTTAAGGGAAAATGTTTTAAATATTTTTAGTTATGTATTCACAGAAATACTAAATAATGCCATAGAGCACTCCAAGTCAGAAAAATGCAACATCGAAATTACTCTTGATCAATATAGCTGTATTTTTTCAATAAGGGACTATGGAATCGGCATTTTTTATTCTATTTTTAAAAAATTTAATCTACCTGATGAATACGCGGCGGTTGGAGAACTTATCAAAGGAAAAATAACAACTATGAAGGAGAAACATGCTGGAGAAGGCGTGTTTTTCACTTCAAAAGCGGGAGACACCGTTTCTTTTAGGTCGCATAAGACAGAACTCTTTTTCTGCAACGTAATAAAAGATACTCATGTCAGCGATATAAAATATATAAAAGGGACAGAGGCCATTTTCAAAATAAGCAGATACTCTAAAAAACAACTTAAAGAAATTTTTGAAAGATTTGCTCCGGAAGAATTTGACTATAAGTTTGAAAAAACCAAAGTTTTTGTAAGGCTTTTTCAAAAAGATTATATGTCGCGTTCGGAAGCAAAAAGACTGCTCTCGGGATTAGATAAGTTCAAAGAAATTATTCTCGACTTTAAAGGTGTAAATTCTATGGGACAAGGATTTGCCGACGAAATATTCAGGGTATTTCAAAAAGAACATCCTATCATAACCATAAAAACCGAGAACTTAAGTCCTATTTTAGAGCCAATGATTAAGCATGTAGTTGCCCCCGTTAGAGATTTAAAAAACCGCTGAATATCTATCAAGCGGATAGACAATTATCGCGCGATATGATACTTGATTAGCAACTTATTAAATCTCTAATGGGGTTGACAATAAAATTTAGTACAGGTTGACAATAGGTTGACGAAGAACTAAGAAATAGCTTTCTCTAAATCAGGCTTACAATAGAAATGCAGGCGATGCCTTCGCCGTTACCTAAAGCGCCCAATCTTTCAGGTGAGGTTGCTTTTATGTTGATTT from bacterium encodes:
- a CDS encoding dihydroorotate dehydrogenase, which translates into the protein MKPNLSVEFGNIKLQNPVILASGTCGFGEEISGFLDLNKVGALITKTITLKPKEGNPPPRIAEIEGGIINSIGLENPGIKIFLKDKLPFLKKLKIPFFVSISGETVEEFVELTRILEKEKGISAIELNLSCPNLKGKNLFGQDPKITYEVIRKVKKATTIPIIAKLTPQVKDITEIALACQKASCDIISLINTIPAMVIDLETGKPFLGGITGGLSGPAIKPIALKMVYDVAKTVDPVRNRSPLGDRTEMPEALPISNGVDMPIIGCGGITSGKDAIEFILAGASAVSVGTASLVSPDSSIKILKEIENYLIQRKINSIKKLIGKSVR
- a CDS encoding dihydroorotate dehydrogenase electron transfer subunit; translation: MFHNQILIVDNKEIAAGYFVMELISSQIAQNSFPGQFLHIKCSSDSQPLLRRPLSIHRVTSKKTIEILYKVVGKGTYFLSKRKKGEQIDCLGPLGNGFRLPEDQRPKTKDQRLIVAGGIGIAPLFFLTEKIKGLPIKVFIGAKTKDEILCAKELKKLGVKIHIATEDGSLGYKGLVSDLLKNNLLSDVCSLSSVIYACGPKAMLKEIALISKKHQIPCQVSFEQFMGCGIGICNACVIKTKQGYKRVCKDGPVFSAEEIDWK
- the pnp gene encoding polyribonucleotide nucleotidyltransferase, with protein sequence MSVVVETKIGEKKLIIETGKLAKQADGAVVVSYGDTVVLTTVVAKALDEIPPFFPLFVDYREMTYASGKIPGGFFKREGRPSEKEIVTSRMIDRPLRPLFADGSMEEIQIVSNALSADGEIDPDILGIIGASAAIAISDIPFPAPVGAVRIGKIGDKFIVNPTYKQVDEGGLDLVVCGWGDGVSMVEGDAKEIAEEVILEALKLGQEVCGEISSLIQQLVEKVGVSKKEIKVASVPEELEKEIEAFASKRIDETKKIDVKKERVIQAKLLKKECVEKFGETYSEKIVEMALGKLEQKKFREKIISEAIRSDGRKRDEVRPITCEVGILPRTHGSAVFSRGETQSLVTATLGTSEDEKRMDELKGESKKTFMLHYNFPPYSVGEVKPMRGPSRRDIGHGNLAERALKPMMPDWENFPYTVRLVSDILESNGSSSMASVCGASLSCFDAGIPLKKAVAGVALGVIKEDKKYVLLSDIAGAEDKYGDMDLKIAGTNDGVTAIQMDVKIKGIEYDILKEAFLQSKEARKHILDIMNKTISSARESVSVYAPLITIIDINPEKIGAFIGPGGKNIRKIIAETGAKIDIDDEKNKVIVAGVDQESTKKAVAYVEAYTHEVKAGEIYDATVTKVMQFGAFVEILPGQEGLVHVSELDSNFVKNVEDVVKVGDKFKVKVMKIDEKGRTNLSRKAMQGTEDREQKTEE
- a CDS encoding type II toxin-antitoxin system HicA family toxin, which translates into the protein MNRLIPVSWQKLVQRLRELGFDGPYRGGKHPYMVKGGLVLTIPNPHNHQVGVGLLSRILKQADISKEIWLKGR
- a CDS encoding type II toxin-antitoxin system HicB family antitoxin translates to MIVEYIQEALGRAKYEIIDNEEKYYGKVSQLKGVWATGKTLEECRENLYTVLEGWILIRFKKGLHIPSLGNKQIEELKEVAIRE
- a CDS encoding DUF4325 domain-containing protein, giving the protein MSTKEKILKVLKEKKQISGGELSSILEISRQALNKHLKELIQNDKVIKEGVTRGATYKIFSSSAKKQSEQIFKKSYLLKGLEEHKIFEEVALQLNFNRNLRENVLNIFSYVFTEILNNAIEHSKSEKCNIEITLDQYSCIFSIRDYGIGIFYSIFKKFNLPDEYAAVGELIKGKITTMKEKHAGEGVFFTSKAGDTVSFRSHKTELFFCNVIKDTHVSDIKYIKGTEAIFKISRYSKKQLKEIFERFAPEEFDYKFEKTKVFVRLFQKDYMSRSEAKRLLSGLDKFKEIILDFKGVNSMGQGFADEIFRVFQKEHPIITIKTENLSPILEPMIKHVVAPVRDLKNR
- the dut gene encoding dUTP diphosphatase — protein: MELKIERTEEAKKLDISLPAYQHEGDAGLDLRSAKQCVVKKGERQTIPTGIKIAIPSGYLGLVKDRSGLASKHGIHTLAGVIDSGYRGEVAVVLHNLAEEDFTIDVGMRIAQLLIVPVICVKIKETSLDETSRGADGWGSTGHK